One stretch of Daphnia pulicaria isolate SC F1-1A chromosome 6, SC_F0-13Bv2, whole genome shotgun sequence DNA includes these proteins:
- the LOC124342839 gene encoding IDLSRF-like peptide — MAASPMITSESTSSSSLRNRQHFLGLRMSVAAFLVMTTLLMAGSGDAIDLMKLLDQKQRSFKRAGEPCHPYEPFKCPGDGACISIQYLCDGAADCPDGYDEDLRLCTAAKRPPVEETASFLQALISSHGPDFLEKLFGAKARNALEPLGGVERVAIALSESQTIGDFGSALRLMRSDLEHLRSIFAGIQSGDMTALASLGIKDAELGDVKFFLEKLIKTGFLD, encoded by the exons ATGGCTGCCAGTCCTATGATTACAAGCGaatcgacttcttcttcttcgttgagGAATCGACAACATTTCCTGGGACTTCGGATGTCGGTTGCCGCCTTCCTGGTGATGACCACCTTGTTGATGGCCGGCTCCGGTGACGCTATCGACCTCATGAAATTGCTCGATCAGAAACAGCGCAGCTTTAAACGAGCCG GTGAGCCGTGCCATCCGTACGAGCCGTTCAAATGCCCAGGCGACGGCGCTTGTATTTCCATCCAATATCTTTGCGACGGCGCTGCCGACTGTCCCGACGG GTACGACGAAGATCTACGCCTCTGCACTGCAG ccaaacgaCCTCCCGTGGAAGAGACGGCCAGTTTCCTGCAGGCTCTAATCAGTAGCCATGGACCGGATTTCCTCGAGAAACTTTTCGGCGCTAAGGCCCGCAACGCCCTAGAGCCGCTGGGAGGCGTCGAGCGCGTCGCCATCGCCCTATcag AATCGCAAACAATTGGCGATTTCGGCAGCGCCCTGCGTCTGATGCGCTCCGATCTGGAACATCTGCGATCCATTTTCGCGGGAATTCAAAGTGGCGACATGACAGCGCTGGCCTCGTTAGGCATCAAAGACGCTGAATTGGGTGACGTCAAATTCTTTCTCGAGAAACTCATCAAAACTGGATTTCTCGACTAA
- the LOC124342779 gene encoding transforming growth factor-beta-induced protein ig-h3-like: MNTFVIVVSIVLLAAGSTLGSTQYSSSYTGNTCRDTIPAVLKKNGLTQLLDLVTKAGLADTLSGPGPFTVFAPTDEAFASIDPKTLKIILEDVNLLKDILTYHVVAFEIPPSFLSAIQLVYLLPTVQGSAPVRINVYREKGAITFDPVKTVTVNGALVLRKLKACNGYVYVIDKVLNPKDLMPENDELEIFRQYGLTTVKKIFDIVGFTPVNIFYRPETIFAPTDAAFAALPAGVLDELLADKKRLYTFINTHILSGNQYSRGLECGPVLATSGFTVEVKVTPGGVTYGGANVVIADITNVQGVIHIIDAVILPDTEYPADKKYSY; this comes from the exons ATGAATACCTTTGTAATTGTTGTGTCTATTGTACTTCTGGCTGCTGGTTCCACTTTGGGATCCACTCAATACTCTTCGTCCTAcacg GGGAACACTTGCCGTGACACTATTCCAgccgttttgaagaaaaatggaCTGACACAGTTGCTGGATCTGGTGACCAAAGCTGGCCTTGCAGACACACTTTCCGGCCCAG GACCATTCACCGTATTTGCTCCAACTGACGAGGCTTTCGCTTCCATCGATCCGAAAACTCTGAAAATCATTTTGGAAGATGTCAACTTGTTGAAGGATATTCTTACCTATCATGTTGTTGCCTTTGAGATCCCACCCTCATTCCTGTCTGCCATCCAGCTGGTCTACTTACTCCCCACAGTCCAAGGATCGGCTCCCGTTCGAATCAACGTCTATCGTGAAAAGGGAGCCATTACCTTTGATCCCGTCAAG ACTGTGACCGTCAACGGAGCGCTCGTATTGAGAAAATTGAAAGCGTGCAACGGGTACGTCTACGTGATCGACAAAGTTCTCAATCCCAAAGATTTGATGCCGGAAAATGACGAGCTGGAAATTTTCAGACAGTACGGTCTGACAACTGTCAAAAAGATTTTCGACATTGTCGGTTTTACACCAGTCAACATCTTTT accgCCCGGAAACGATTTTTGCTCCGACCGATGCCGCGTTCGCCGCCCTACCTGCGGGAGTTCTTGACGAATTATTGGCCGACAAGAAGAGGCTGTACACATTTATCAACACTCACATCCTTTCCGGAAATCAATACAGCCGAGGACTTGAGTGTGGGCCCGTTCTCGCCACTTCTGGATTCACTGTTGAAGTGAAAGTAACTCCCG GTGGTGTCACGTACGGTGGTGCCAATGTGGTTATTGCCGACATAACAAACGTGCAAGGTGTGATTCACATTATTGATGCCGTTATTCTGCCAGACACGGAATATCCTGCCGACAAGAAATATTCTtattaa